The Gossypium hirsutum isolate 1008001.06 chromosome A13, Gossypium_hirsutum_v2.1, whole genome shotgun sequence nucleotide sequence TTCATTTTTAATGGTCTGTGATTGCTACTGTTAGCATTGATAGCCGTGCCAGAATTTTTTTCTTGGATGAATTTATAACCCTTCCcagccactgcatatgttgctgggtttaaattcttttatttccctGTTCTTAAACAGCTTGTTTTCTTTAGAATGGAGATCAGATAGATCCAAAATAGGTGCTCCATGAAAGGCCACATTACACAGTCCAAGAATGAAGGCAAAGCTCAAGGAGAGCTGTTATGGAGGGATGAGCATGCCTTCTCCATGTGACAGGAGATCTGGCATGAAAGTCATGTATATCATGATATTTAGGAATATGGCTTGTTGAAACCTGATTGCAGATGCAGTTTTGTGCAACATCGTTTATCCAAAATTTGCATGGGATCTGATTTCCCATTAGCTTATACCTTGTGCTTTGTGAAACTTTTTTGCAAGACTGCTTGTTGACCATGTAATACTTTCTCATGTGACTGGTTTACTTTCGTGTCCTATATATGCTGCTATACGTGTTGTGCTTCTGTATGCATAAATAAATGATCCTATGCAAATGCTTAAAGTCTTGCTTGTAAAATACACAATATAGAACCCCGGTAGTGTTCCTCCTGCAACATCAAGGCTTTCACCCCTTCCTCCTGAGCCATATGACCGTGGTGCAACTGTAGATATTCCTCTTGATTCTGCCAAGGTATCCTAAAAGTTTTCATATATTGGATGGCCGTTTGTCATGTTTTTGGATATTATGTTTAAGCAAAAGACTTCTTTTGATGTTTTTGTCTTATCAAATCTAGGATCTGAAAGCAAGAGAGAAGGAACTTAAAGCAAAAGAGGCTGAACTGAATAAGCGTGAACAGGTAATTTGTTGTTGGCTGTTTACACTCGAGTGAGGCTGGCCCTTGAATAATAAGTCTGGTGCTTCTGATTTATTTTTGCAGTATTCGATATCAATTGTGATAAGTTGTTCCTTTCGCAGTGCAGTTACAAATTATACAGATTTCTGAAGTAATTTAAATATTGCTATCTTGgcacaaaaaaatcaaaaccatAGTTTTTGAATCTGAATTTCCTATTCATATTTCAGTTTAGTTTTTCTGTCTGAATGCTTGTAAAATATCTTTATGTTCTGTAGtctttttattatgaaaatactaaaattatgCAATGACTTGATTCTTATATGTTCGGATGCAATATGTAACTGTGTTGTATGTAAGGTGGTTTTGCTATTCATTTTGCTCTTAGAATAATTTGTCCTTGTAGTAACTGAATGTTAACTTTATATTTTGCAGGAATTGAGAAGAAAAGAGGATGCAATAGCACGAGGtaggttcttttttattttttatcttgatGAGTCCCGGGCTTATGCATTACCAGTTTGATTTTGACATGAGTTCTTGCCTTGTTCTTGGCAGCTGGAATTGTAATAGAGGACAAAAATTGGCCACCGTATTTTCCTATTATCCATCATGATATTGCAAATGAAATACCAGTCCACCTACAAAAGATTCAGTATGTTGCTTTCACAACATTGTTAGGTGAGTTCAAGTTCAGGTTTTTCTGTTTCTTTTGAAAAAACTTTCACCAGTATAAAATGGAATGCTTGGATGTTGGTTTTGGTTTGGTCTTGttctttttccaattttttcTTGCTCTTCTTACATATAAGTCTTCAGTGAGTCTTTCAGTTAAAAATGTGATTTGTATTGGCTTTAATGTTCACTTCTGTTCACATCTTGAAAAACGTCTAAATTGTCAATTTGTTATTATGGCCAATGCTGACTTAAGTCTGTAATTTTGTTTGGATGGAAGGTTTGGTTCTTTGTCTCACTTGGAATGTGGTAGCTGTTACTACAGCCTGGATCAAAGGAGAAGGTGGGTTTTCAAAGTTAGTATTGTGCTTAATCTGTCAAGtgtttaatttctattttgaCATCTTTATCATggtttaagtttatattttattccAGGTCCAACAATTTGGTTTCTTGCCATTATATATTTCATATCTGGGGTCCCTGGTGGCTACGTAATGTGGTATCGCCCTCTCTATCGTGCTATGAGGTACTACTTTTGGGTTATTCCTTGTTTGGTTTACAAGTAACTAAAAACTGTATCTGTCCAATTATTGCTTAGATTGTAGTACTTTGTGCAATTATTTCTACTGTCTTGATTCCAATGATTATAAATGTAAGCCTTTTGTGTAATCCTTAATCTTATCCTGTGTTGCTATGTTCCTGTTCATTTTACAGGACTGATAGTGCGTTGAAATTTGgatggttttttttgttttacttggTATGCTTCTTGCTTTCCCACTGTAATTGTTCTATATTCATGGAAGACATATTAGAAAGCTTCTCATTTCTGATTCCTCTCTTCCACGCAGTTGCATATTGGCTTTTGCATCTTTGCTTCAGTTGCTCCCCCAATTATTTTCAAGGGCAAATCCCTTGCGTAAGTGTGTTAGAACTTTTTCCTCC carries:
- the LOC107894129 gene encoding secretory carrier-associated membrane protein 1 — encoded protein: MSRFDANPFAEEEVNPFSDPAVRKGSGQSNYGGGAFYTTNPGSVPPATSRLSPLPPEPYDRGATVDIPLDSAKDLKAREKELKAKEAELNKREQELRRKEDAIARAGIVIEDKNWPPYFPIIHHDIANEIPVHLQKIQYVAFTTLLGLVLCLTWNVVAVTTAWIKGEGPTIWFLAIIYFISGVPGGYVMWYRPLYRAMRTDSALKFGWFFLFYLLHIGFCIFASVAPPIIFKGKSLAGILPAIDLIGHNALVGIFYFIGFGFFCIESLLSVWVIQQVYMYFRGSGKADEMKREAARRTVAAAL